A segment of the Entomomonas moraniae genome:
ATGGTTTAGCATTCATTTACCGGGTAAGAGTGATCCCGATTTGAGTGCTTTAGAGTCTGAACAGTTGCATATTGCTAAAAAAATACGCCATCAACGTAAGCTTCAACGAGGAACTCATTCAGGGAATGGGTTTATTATCTGTTTAACACAGTTGCAAGCGGATAAAGAAGCTTTAAACGAGCGCTTAACACAGATTGCTTCAACTGGAGTTCCCAATTATTTTGGTTTACAGCGTTTTGGTTTTGAGGGCAATAATGTTGTACAAGCGTTAGAGTTTGCTAATCAGCATCATTATCCAGAGCAAAGAAATATGCGCTCTCGCTTATTATCATCGGCAAGAAGTTATTTATTTAATAAGGTATTAGCTGCCAGAGTATTAAATAGCACTTGGAACCAAGTTATTGAAGGTGATATTCTTTCTTTTACAGAAAGCCGTAGCTTTTTTCCAGCAAATGAATTGGAATCAATGGATAACCGATTCGCAGAATTAGTTATTCATCCGACGGCCCCTTTAATTGGTGAAGGTGAGCTTGCTACGACAGAGACCGCCTTTCAACTTGAGCAAACCATTTTAGAGCATGAACCGTCATTGGTAAATTGGCTTCAAGCGGCTGGTTTAAAGCAAGAGCGACGTATTTTAAGGTTGCCAGTCAAATCATTGACATGGGATTTTATCGATACGGACAGATTACAATTAAGTTTTACATTACCAACAGGATGTTTCGCAACATCGGTAATCAGAGAGTTAGTTTCGTTGCAAGTGGATGATCAATGTACATTTTAATTTCTAATGATGACGGTGTTAATGCGCCAGGTATTAAAGCACT
Coding sequences within it:
- the truD gene encoding tRNA pseudouridine(13) synthase TruD; this translates as MKEIELLGPTAWAESCGNAQLKATAEDFQVDEVLDIPLTGEGEHLWLWVEKRYLNTEEVAKRIAKAVQVPLRQVSYAGLKDKLALTRQWFSIHLPGKSDPDLSALESEQLHIAKKIRHQRKLQRGTHSGNGFIICLTQLQADKEALNERLTQIASTGVPNYFGLQRFGFEGNNVVQALEFANQHHYPEQRNMRSRLLSSARSYLFNKVLAARVLNSTWNQVIEGDILSFTESRSFFPANELESMDNRFAELVIHPTAPLIGEGELATTETAFQLEQTILEHEPSLVNWLQAAGLKQERRILRLPVKSLTWDFIDTDRLQLSFTLPTGCFATSVIRELVSLQVDDQCTF